DNA from Amycolatopsis sp. DSM 110486:
CCCCAGCTCGAAGCCGCGCTGCAGGCCGTGGCCGACGAAGGCCGCGGCGTCGTGCTCTACATCCGCGGCCACGAGGGCCGCGGGATCGGGCTGCTGCACAAGCTGCAGGCCTACCAGCTGCAGGACGCCGGCGCCGACACCGTCGACGCGAACCTCGCGCTCGGCGTCCCGGCCGACGCCCGCGACTACGGCACCGGCGCGCAGATCCTGTGCGACCTGGGCGTGCGGTCGATGCGGCTGCTCACGAACAACCCGGCCAAGCGCGTCGGTCTCGAGGGGTACGGCCTGCGGGTCACCGGCCGTGTGCCGCTGCCCATCTCGCCCAACCCCGAGAACCTGCGGTACCTGCGCACCAAGCGCGACCGCATGGGGCACGACCTCGCGCAGCTGGAGCACTACGAACAGGTGGGTGCCGCCGACCAGGCGGAGAAGGGGACAGCACCCGATGAGCGGTGAGGGACGGCCCGAGTTCGAGCTCGACCTGAGCGACTGCAAGGCGCTGAAGCTCGGCATCGTGGCCACGCGGTGGAACGCGAACATCACCGAAAAGCTCCTGGAGCGGGCGCTGGCGGCCGCGAAGGCGGCGGAGCTCGAAGAGGAGCCGACCGTCGTGCACGTCGCCGGCGCCGTCGAGCTGCCGGTGGTCGCGCAGGCGCTGGCCCGCCACCACGACGCGGTCGTGGCGCTCGGCGTGGTGATCCGCGGCGAGACCCCGCACTTCGACTACGTGTGCGACTCGGTCACGGCCGGCCTCACGCGCGTGGCGCTCGACGAGAGCACTCCCGTCGGCAACGGCGTGCTGACGGTCAACGACGAGCAGCAGGCGCTCGACCGCTCCGGCCTGCCGGGCTCGAAGGAAGACAAGGGCTACGAGGCCACGGTCGCGGCGCTCGACTCCGCCCACGTGCTGCGC
Protein-coding regions in this window:
- the ribH gene encoding 6,7-dimethyl-8-ribityllumazine synthase, which produces MSGEGRPEFELDLSDCKALKLGIVATRWNANITEKLLERALAAAKAAELEEEPTVVHVAGAVELPVVAQALARHHDAVVALGVVIRGETPHFDYVCDSVTAGLTRVALDESTPVGNGVLTVNDEQQALDRSGLPGSKEDKGYEATVAALDSAHVLRGLRQPWTERGFV